The DNA window tcctgggtcacctgtatggagaaaacaaacaaacaaacaaacaaacaaaaacaaacagaggagacagcaaacaacaaagagcaacataataatagagaaaacaaagcaccatcacaataaactagctagtcatagatatcagtatttactaagtaataaacgatattgtgcagcacgcaagatagacagcgcacagtgtgctttgaggcagcagccaagaaagctttagtccgcgtctgtgaatacccatgtgtgcatacctgtgtggatcagcatgcttgcattccaaaggtttctccatgtaatgatctgctagggagtgtgggggggccacagccccgtcctccagggtgtgaagcgggtatggaggagatcaaaactccagacatccagaggcccccagaacacaagagaccatggaagaccaacagaggggcagccgcgccactgtcccagtaagagctgaggagagtcccagatgagttGCCTCATTATGCTAAATGGTTGACTGAATTTTCTGTTCCCctttacacaaaaaaaaagatgtgataTGTCAGGGATAAGATGCCACCATATACTCACTAGGGGTTATGTGCGAGCAGACGACAAATGTGTTTAGTGCATGTgcaatcagtttttattttgaattataTAGCAGACATTATTGGCATTatttggggcgaccgtggctcaggttcaaggttgccggttcgatccctgggctctctgtcctagtcgttgtgtccttgggcaagacactttaccctactgcctactggtgttggccagaggggccgatggcgcgatatggcagcctcgcttctgtcagtctgccccagggcagctacaaccgtagcttgcctccaccagtgtgtgaatgcgagagtgaatgaatagtagcattgtaaagcgctttgggtgccttgaaaagtgctatgtaaatccaatccattattattattattattatatatagtaACTAAAGCACATcatttgcaaaataaaacagaaaaaagggagTGGCTAGTCAGTAATTAATGTCTGCAGCAATGTGATGACAGATGAGAGTGGAGTTTTAAAAACGTGGTATCTTGAGTTCTGCCTATGATCTATCTCTGCTATCAGCTGTCAGGGCTCAATCGTGTTCTTTGGAAGGCTGTACAAATTCAGCTCAAACTGTTCTTCCTCTTTTTGGTTTAGTAGGCCAGAGAAAAAATGATAAAGTCACTGTGTTTTTTACTTAGCagatacacaatacacaattaCTTTAAGTTGCACTTGAATTTATTTTCACAGGCATAATAACTCTGTGAAAGGCCTGTACCAAATAAGCACATTCATTTATAAAATTCCTCAGCCAACAATTATGTTCAGTGGAATAAGTGGTAGCAAAGTTTCAGTCCGTGGTGGTTGGGTGTGGTTTGTGGTTCAGCTGCAGGGAAGGGGTGGTGCAGTGGGTTCAGGGGGAATGCCAGAGGAGGCTGACCAGCACAACTGCTAGGCATCCACTAATATTCTATCCTGTTTTACACAGTAGCAGGCCTGGAACTGATATGTGTGTGATTTCTGGAAGGAAACTGTCTGAGACTGTATGTGTGTACAGTGGGAGATGTGCTACAAACAGACTGATTATAATCACAAGCAAAATAAAGCTTATTCACCACAACAGTAATTCATCACTCACTATAGCAGCTTAAATAAACTCAGAACTTTCTACTAACCACACACAGAGCCAGGCTGATGTGTGAGCTACGGCTGATAAAAGACAGAGTACATGCTTACTGTATTGCTATGATGGTTTCTAGAGCATGTATGACTTTTGTTGCCATGGAAACCCTGGCAACCCTGCCAACAAGAGAGGGAGACTGACCGAGGTGATAACTAAGTAAGAATAGATTAATGgcaatataaataaagaaaacatgtttgcCAGCAGGTGAGTAGTGTAAAGCATGCATGTATGTGTGGCAGAGTGTAAAAATAGCAAAATAACTCATCAAAGAAATCATGCTGCAGTTAAGCAAGATCAAGTAAGGATGTGGATGCCAAAGTCAGGACAGAGAGAAGCCTTCATAGCCAAGCTCACTGGGTCCAGGTGCAGCTCATGCAGGTAGTTAGCCTCCAGCAGAACAAAGCACAATACAAACAACATAAATCTAAGACTGAGGGCACAAAAGGCCAAGGGGTCATCACACTTCTAAGGCATGTGCTAAATTTAAGTGAATAAGGAGATTCAGTTTTACAGActcatctgcaaaaaaaaaaaaaggaatgctgcatggaatgtaaattcaaaaaaagagagaattgtGATTTGAAAATCTTATAAATCCATATATTATTTACAAACAAGCATGCTTAAATGTTTAGTTGTTTAAAGTGatatatttcatttaattttactATGTTGTTCAAATATTTGTTATGATCTCTATGTCTTGGACACAGGGTTTAGATTTTCATAGGATTTTTATGGTTCAtctagttttgtattttttataatcTTTGTATAATGGTACTATGTTCTGCATGATAGATATATTGATAGTCTTTAGTTTATAAtgatagttgttgttttttttttttggggggggggggggggtgctttcCTTATGAGTTTGTTATCAGTGCCTTTAGTTCCTTGACTTCTTTATTTAAATGATTGTTTATCCCCTTTAGCATTCCCATTCTGTCCCTCCAGTCTTGTctccttgtttgtttatcttctGTCTCTATGCCAAGCTTGTATGTCTTTTTCTGGTCTCATCTTAtcttcctgtcttattttgatCTCTTGTGTCCATAGTGCTTTGTGTTTAGTTCTACTTCCCCATCTTGTCATCTGTGATTGGTTTTAGCTGTCCTCCCACCTGTCTTCCTTATCCTTTGCCATGTTCTcttttatgtttgtgtctgtccttgtgtttgtgttttgttgcaAGAGGTGTAGTTTCAGATTATTTGGACCTGACCTGctgtttgttgtatttattaagGAGCTCAGCAGTAAAGCTGTTTTTGACTTTTACTTCTTGTCTCCTTAGATATGCATTAAGGGAGAATATTTAGAGAATATTTAAGTGGCAGAGTTTCACCAACTTGCAGAAAACTATATCTACAAAACGCAGAACCATTCCAGAATAATTTTTGTCAGCTTAAAATTGTGAAGACTGTGAATATATGATCATAAAAATACATAATGTCTAAATATTCACAAAGACTATAGAAACTGCATACAAGGACAAGACTGAAATCTGGCATGAAAATCACAGTATGATTGTATTAACAGGAAATTTTCCAGGTTAAAAGTAGAGACACTTCATATAAGATAGATTCAGTTTGCATTTCACTGTGGTGTTCTTCTTTGTCCTTTTCAAACACAAATTCAAAATGACTTAAATGCTGTCTTGCTGGCATAATAATAGCTGAGCTATCTGACACAACCTGCAATCCAGCTGCCAGCAAGTAGGGGAGGGAGGGAAACATACAGATTTTCCAAAGACTGATTTTTGCTGTTGGTGAtgtttgagtttgtttgttGGCAACAATAGAAATGGGGAAATACACTAATGTAACCTGCTGTTTATGGTATATTATTTGTTGTTTATATACTGCCTATACAAGTTTCAATAGCTATTCAGCAGGGTGGCTTTGACATATAaaggtttgaaaaaaaaacatggggaAAATATTGAAAAGaccagatttatttttatttttttaaacagactcATACAGGCTGTTTCAGTGTGAGGAATTTCAGTTTTACGACATGTCacattttttgttgctttttttccacCTTCCATGTCTCAGCACCACAATGACCACAATTATTTTTCATTGCTTTTCACAGTGTCATGCATTCTTAAATGTAACAGTGATAATTATCAAAGTGATTTTTCCACTGTGCTTTTTGTCTGAACTCCTTGTTTACTCTCTGCTATGTGCTGATACCATGAAAAAAGACATCTCATAAACAGAAGGCTTTTCGTTGAAACCACATGCTTAGTTTCCCCATTTTGGGGAAATCATGAGGCTTTTCGGTTGATAAAAATAAGCCAGAGGCAAAATAGAAAGTAGCCAATAAAGGCCTTTTACACCCAAAAGAgtagcaaataaaaacatttattttattcacaatataTAAAATGACTCTAAAAAGAGCTAAAAGATAAATCCCTCTCAAATAGATATAATAAAACTAAGACAGGACAAACAAAATAACTAAAGTAAAATGGACAGAGCAAGCTTGAAGTCCAGCAGTATCCTGTTTtcatggcaacaaaagtcaTGGCAAACAACTCTGACTTTAAGTTGCGCTATATAAGAAACTAAATATATGATCACAtatttcaaactattttttttttgcagctgttggaacAGGATACATTCAAAGTTTTATACAAAACCTTTAacaatgaatatatatatatatatatatatatatatatataatcttcATAAAAATGAGAGCatagatttaaataaaaaatatcagaGGAGCAAGAGTGGCTTCATAACAAGCTTCTTCTTggctttgctgctacagctctcCTCACTGACCTGTAAGACAAGCACAAAGAGACAAAGTGATTTCCAACATGTAAAGATATTATGAGCTGAAGACATTTAATAATGTGAAGAATAAATCAGCCTGCATGGCAGCAGAATTACTGAGAGAACTTTCTGATGTGACTTcagaataaactgctgcatcagCTGCAGGACTTGATTTTCCTGTGAATGAAGAGAAGATCATTGAAAACAATAATATCATTAACCAGGAGGAAACTGGATGTCTCCACTGATGCAAAGACAATTGAGTATGATAGATTTTAATCAGCTGATGAATTGTGAATACATAAAtataaactgtaaaataaacagATTTACATTGTAAGAGCAGATAAACATGTTGAACAATATTCAGTGGAGATGATGGCAGACTTTGctcacctttgtttttcttggctttttcttttttgggctgTTTGACCTCAGCATACATCAGACTGTCCTCTAAAAGAGACGTCAGAGCTCAGGACACATTTGTTCAGCACATATATGATACAAACATGTTGGATACACATGGAATTTAAACTTTTTGCAACTACAGTGAAAGAAATCTAAGTGAAATCATTTGTTGCCTGTGACACTTcagctttgcatgtgtgtgttttgtgattgAGGTCTGAGTCAGAATCTGTGGATGCTGTGATTCAGTAAAGCTGAAACACTGATCAGTAAGTGAATAACTAAACTCCATGTTGACCTATAATTACCTGCAATATAATGATGTGATGACACATTCAAGTACAAACACTGAATGAGACTGTTGTGACTGTACCTGCAGCTCCCGTcttcacctcagagtaaatAACACACTCTTCTGGTTTGTGATGCTTCCCTGTTAAGATGATCAGATTAAttcacaaaagaaaataattaatacaattttttcccccacacaaTGTGTGCTTTGCATACTCCTCTTTTCAAAATCTTTAAGCTTAATGAGAGAATATGTGACATCTCGGGTTTCATCTGgaactgcaataaaaaaaagaaaagacaaagaaaaagttaaatgtTTATAAACATATCACGAGATAGTCTTCTTAAATTTCACACCTTTTTCATATCTAGGTGTTGCGTGCTTTTCAAACTGGAGTACACCAATTTCACTGTATTCAACTTGTGTGATTACATAAAGATAACAGTAGTATTAGTATATGTGTGAATAATTAAAGTGTGTGTAGTAAATAAACTCTGTAATACAGCATGAAAAGAAGAGGCTCTTACACTTGGACTGTCTGCAGCGATACAACAAGAGCAGGAGAATAATAATGAGAGAGACTCCACAAACCAGTCCAACCATCAACCACACAGGAGATGAAGAGCTGTCAGCTCCTGACACAGTTAcgtaacaaaaaacagaaattaattAATAGATTATAatcttataaataaatacattcataAAATGGAGCCAAGTGACTTTGAGACTTAAATCAGACAATCTAACGTTCCTTCTCAGTCATTGGTTTATAAAAATCCATCACATGTTTTGATCCTGCTCACCTTTAACTGACATCCAGCTCTGTGCTGACTCTCTTCCTGAGTACTGACACTTGTAGAAACCTTCATCAGACTTTGACACTGCAGAGATCTTCAGCTCCCCTCGGGGATCATTTTGAATAAGTTTGTCATtgtgatagaaaaacacattggaaAGTATTTTTTGTGTTCTCAAACTGCAGCTCAGACTAACAGAAGCTCCCTCAGTCACAGGATGAACAGGACTCACCAGGATAGGACCATTACCATCATCTgtgacacaatcacacacaattGTTTCAGTCACATCAGCTGGTGCACACTTTTAGAAAAAGCTGACAAACAATAATAAGAACAGATTGTACAAATGTTCATCATGAAGATCTGATCTTGTGTATTTAAAACTGctgtatgtgttttatttttcccaCATGAAATGACTTCACATACAGCAAAGCTGGGACAAATGTTCATGTGACATCTAAATCATCCAAATCCAAGTAGTAAGTGTATAATAACATACTCTGTACAGTGATGTTGACTGCACTGCTGAACTCTCCTGATCCAGACTCACACCAGTACACTGCAGTATCTGACTTTGATGTGTTGATGTCACATGTGGATCCAGTCATTCTGCTACAGTCAGAGAGTCGGCCGTCCTCAGAGAACTTTCTCACTCTCCACTCAGCGAACTTTCCCTCACAGGTCAGTGAGACAGAGTCAGAGGTGAAGTGTTGCACTCTGTCAGGACTCACTGTGAGAGACGCTGCTGAATGAACATCTGGAAATGACATGCAGTGAAGAGACAAAGCTCACAGATGTTAGGaacaaaaaatgtcaaattagtattagaaaaaaaataatgagctGAACCTTCGTGGATTACAGTGATGACACAACTTATTAGACAGAATCAAACTGACCTGCAGACCAGACAAACTTTGGTCgactgtgatcagtgtgatactctgggtctcctcttccagctctgcacacatatcctgctgtgtgtATCTGTCCATGAATGATGTAGGAGTCCTGTGCAGTCCCACTGCCATCAGGTAGCAGCTCATAACTGGAGGATTTCTCTGATAGATCAGGAACAGCTTTATACCAGTAGAAGCTCCATCCTGCAGACGGATGTTCAACCTCACAGTTCAGAGTTACTGAGGCTCCAGGACTCAGCCATGATGGAGACACAGTGAGGACAGATCCTGTTGGAAAGTAATGAATATTATTTCGTCAGGCTCACTCTCCGTTTTTTCTCAATGCTTTTctcagtgtttttttcccccaatatgttttccttttttatgttcTGTTAATCTGTGATATTTATGTTTCATATTTGTATTCTTGTGAAAATTAATATATTTTACTTGACTAGAGAGCACTTTTAGTCAGTTCCCATGGACTCTACATTTTACATGACTGTTCGTGTTCAACAATTTCCAATAAGAGCCGTTACCGTGaaatataattttgtttttccttcatagTAATCCTCAGTCATCAATCTATTTAACATTGTTGGTGAATACAAACTGACCAGTTTTCCTAATCCTGACTGACTggctgtcctctgtgtagtaaactgggtttcctcttcctcctctgcacctgtAGAGTCCTTCCTGTGAGACACTGATTTGTCCATTTGAGTGGAAAACTGCATCTTGTGTGGTCAGGGCTTCAGAGGATTTCTCATCTCTGTACCAGTAGTATTTCcatccagatgatgatgatgggttcacagagcagctcagtgtcacactgccccctactggtaTGATTAAACTTTGTGCTGTCAGTTTGGCTTTGGCTTTACTTGCTGTTGAGGTGACAGGAAAAAGTACATCAGTACATCACAAAATACAAATGTTGCACAAACAAATTGCTTTTAGATATTTTGTGTCCTGTGTTGGATTTTTCCTGCCTTGTGAATAGCATCTGATGCAGAcccatgtatttatttatatatttgtataataataataataataataataataataataataataataataataataataataataagaacaaAGTTACCATTAATAGTCAGAGTTCACAGATAGTAACTTTCACATTTAGCTCAAAAGTGCAGCTTTCCAAGTcttaatgcaaatttgcatcagACAAACGTGTTAAAAGAAGGCCCTTTCCATTGTGATGCAGACCCAGTTTTCTGTTCCATTACAGAGCCTATAACACCTTCAGACAGACCTGGATCAGTGTCACAGTTATCTGGGTTGAGACACTGATATAGATGATTTTCAGTGAAAACATGTTCAGATTCTGAATTAATGTAAAAGCACTTAATAAGTACACAAAATGGCAAACTAATATTGAATTCTGATTTTCAcgcttttaaaaacacaaactactGCAGATTAACTGGCTCCACTCTGAGGTTTGATTTTGTGAATGAGGAACTGAAACCCAGTGTTAGTCAGCTGGTTCAACTGGAGCAGAAGAGGATGAGTCAGGGAGAAACTCTGagtttgttaaagaaaacctgtcagaAGCCTGTTACCATGGTAACTTGGTAACCTAACTCAGAGTTAGGGTAAGTTAACTGTCTTTCTGGAACAGAAACCCAGGGTCTCTCTTATCAGACAAACTCACAGTTTACAGAGAATGTTGTTAGCACAGATCACATA is part of the Maylandia zebra isolate NMK-2024a linkage group LG3, Mzebra_GT3a, whole genome shotgun sequence genome and encodes:
- the LOC101471851 gene encoding uncharacterized protein LOC101471851, which encodes MTGSTCDINTSKSDTAVYWCESGSGEFSSAVNITVQNDGNGPILVSPVHPVTEGASVSLSCSLRTQKILSNVFFYHNDKLIQNDPRGELKISAVSKSDEGFYKCQYSGRESAQSWMSVKGADSSSSPVWLMVGLVCGVSLIIILLLLLYRCRQSKFPDETRDVTYSLIKLKDFEKRRKHHKPEECVIYSEVKTGAAEDSLMYAEVKQPKKEKAKKNKGKSSPAADAAVYSEVTSESSLSQ